The Macaca nemestrina isolate mMacNem1 chromosome 1, mMacNem.hap1, whole genome shotgun sequence genome contains the following window.
CCTGGTTCAGCGAAAATGCTCGGGGAAAATGGAATGAGCCGAATAAAATGCGGGGTGAGGCTGGGATGGCATGCTTGAGTGCAGACGACAGGCCCTGTTGAGAGTGCACATAAGGAGTGAGAGTATGAATAGCAAGGATTGTGTGTACACAGGGTGGGGATGTGTGTTGTGATGAGAGTGACTGGATGACAGAGGAGGGAGTGTGGTTTATTTATAGTGAGTGGCAGTGATTGTGTGTGTACTCAGGGCGAAGTCTAATTACGAAGGCTGGAAGCGCTATTGCAGAGGGAGCACAGCGCACTCTTGTGGCCACAACTAGAATCCCAACATATATATCAGTAGGTTCCACTCCAGCCTCCTCCTCTAATACAAACCCAGCTTCCCGCTGTCAACCTCAGCCCCAGCCTAACCCAGCTCTAGCTCCAGCCCCAGCTGCAGCCACTGCCACAGCTCCCACCCTAGCTCCACCCCCAGCCATGGAACTCTTTCCCTTTCTGAGGGTTTACCTTCCCTACCTTCAGGGTCCTGTGAGTGGGTGGGAGTGTGGGAGAACCAGGGGCAGAGCCAACCTGTAGAAAACACAGGCTTTAttgatttcaaggaaactgtctTGAGCGTGTGCTATCAGCGCATCCACCCGAGTCCCTAGGATCAGGGTCTGAAAGGCTGGCACCAGGCAGAGCACAGTTGTGGGGAGGAAGATGGGAGCACCACTGCCTGAGGCTGAGGGAGTAGGATTTGGGGGAAGAGGGCTTCCATTGAGCCAAGTGATGACCTGGAGGACCCCTGGGTGTCTCCAGAACCTCTTGTCAGACTCACTCTCAGGTCTCCAGACCCGCTGCTGCTGGGAGAAGACCTCCTCTCCACTGCAGGAATCTGGGCGGCTCCTCCGGAAGGAGTGGAGATGCCTTAGGTCCGCTGAGGCTAGCCCAGGGCGAGCATCTCTTTTTGTATGGCCTCCAGACCTCTGTGCTGCCGTCGTCTCTGCTTGGGAGCTCTTCTCACCTCTCTTACACATTGTGTCCTCAGGGAAGCCTCTCCTGATGACCCCTTCCTGGGTTAGCTAGAAGCCCTGCCAGCAGCGCCCTAAGTGGCCCCTTGCAGGCATAGATAGTTAATTCGCTTGTTTCAAAGTCTGTGTCCTTTGAGGGTTGGCACTGGGCCTGTGGGTTACCTATACCCGGGTAGACAGCCCAGTGCCCAGTGTCAAAAAATATCTGCCAAAAGGAAAGTTGCATAGCTTAGTGAACTCAAAGTGGGGTCACTCAGCCTCTGTAGGACCTCTCCACCCTGCCACACCGCCCTGCCTGTCCCATTGGCAGCCCCCATGTTGCCCTACCCCCTGCCCTGTTGTCAGATGGGGGTCAGGTTGGGTGCTGAGGCCTGCAGCTTGTTATTGCCTGGATCTGGATCCAGCTCCCCAGCCTCCACCAGCTTGTGGTGGCAGCGGCAGGTGGAAGCTCGGCTGGTGGAGGATGAGCGGCCACGGCCCCCTCGAGGCTTGTCCTTGTGCAGGCCTTGCAGGACCCTGTGGCAGATGAGGTAGCAGAGCTCGCAGATGGTGAGTACGATACAGATGGCGGAGGCGCCCACCATGAAGTAGGTGAAGATTTTCTTCTCGGTGGGTCGGGCGATGTAGCAGTCCACGATATTGGGGCAGGGGGCCACGTTGGCGCACTGCACCAGGCGCGGCATGTTGAAGCCATGCCAGAGAGTGTGCAGCAGGTAGAGGAAGAGGAACTCGATGATGAGCTTGAAGATGAGGCTGAACAGGTAGGTCCACCACAGGCCTCCGTGCTTCTTGCCTGTGTTGTCGTACAGCTTGGTGCACTGGTCCCCGTGCTTCTGGCGGTGCCGACGCTCCCGCTCCTCACGGTAGGCCACGTGCAGGATGACCAGCAGCGAGGGGCACGTGACGAAGATGAGCTGCAGGGCCCAGAGGCGGATGTTGGAGATGGGGAAGTAGTTGTCGTAGCAGACGTTGGTGCAGCCGGGCTGCTTGGTGTTGCAGTCAAAGTCCTTCTGCTCGTCCCCCCACACGCGCTCTGCAGCCACCACGTACACCAGCACCCGGAAGACGAACACCACTGACAGCCAGATGCGCCCGAATGCTGTGGAGTACTTGTTCACGCCGCTCAGTAGGGCTTGGAGTGTCTTCCAGTCCATGGCGTCTGGTGGGGGCTGTGCCTACCTGAGAGAATTAGAGGAAAAACCATCGTGTGAATGAATAGGTGACttaattgagcatttactatgtaccaggcagtgTTCTGAGTTCTGACTTGTTCAATCCTCAGAACGACCCTCTGAGTTCAGAACTATTATTCCTCCCAAGCTGCagataggaaactgaggcacagcaagGTTACATAACTTACCCAAAGGCAACAGAACTAGTATGCTGGAAGGAAGCAAATGTGCTTTTGCTGATAATAACAATCACCATTTGTTGAGTGTTTACTCTGAGCCAGGCACGAAGCTAAACACTTTATGAGCagaatctcatttaatctcttaGAATGACCTCATAAGGTGGTTATTACAGTGCTCCTCACTTACAGATGAAACTGATCATTGAACGATTGCAAAACAAGTAGTACGTAGTAAGTGCCCCATAAATGCTGGCTACTCATTACTGTGAAATTTAGAGAGGTCAAGTAACTCACTTAAAATAAGAGGTGGATTCAAGGCCGGCTGTTGGGTGCCAGAGCCTGTGCTCTCCAccacctcctcttctcttctccgaTGGACTCCTGCCCCAGACCAGATTCTTGAAACGCTTACTTTGTGGATGCCTCACTACTATACTGTGAAGTTGCGGTTATGAGTCCCATTCtacagaggggaaactgaggctcagagaggagaaaTAACGAGCCCAAGGTCTCATAGCTGCTGGGTGGTGAGAGGGGAGACCAGTTCAGGTGGGGGATGCATGGAGGCTTATGACTCCTTATATGGAGGCTTATATGACTCCTGGGAGGACACTGGATCCAGGGAGTATCTAGAGGCAGCTCCCTGCTCCCTGCGCTGGGCCTGGGGAAGCCCAGCCACCCCCAGCCACGCTGGTTGCCAGGGCCTTGTGGTGGAAAGATGTGCTTTGTTCAGGCCTCAATTCACATATCTTCCTCCCAGTCCTGGAGTGACTCAGAGGGTGTGAATGGGTGGGTCTGCCTGAGCATGCCTTCTTTCTGCGCTGCTGTGGGTGTGAGAGCCCCCACCTGCCTGTGTGTGGGCCTGTGTGCGTGTGACTCCCCCTGGAGCGGATTTGCACCTCTGAGCAAGTGTGATGCCTGCGAGGCCACCACCCTGCCCCAAACCACCATTACTCTGGCCTGTATTATGACCTCTTTACTAGCTTTTCACCTTCCCCCTGTGCCCCTAGAGTCCATTAAATCAGTTCATGCCACTCCCTTGTTTAAGACTCTACTAGCTTCTTGCTAGGCTTAGCAAAACCCCAGATTCGACATTTTCACCCTGCCACACTGGAATAAGAGCCTTGGGGGCTTTTTATTGATTCCTTctgtctggaatgctcttcctccaGAACCTCACATGGGTAGACCTTTCTCATCACACAGGCCTCTGCTCAAACCTCATCTCTTTAGAGGCCTCTCCAGATTACCCTGGGTCTGAAGAGCCCCTGCTTCTGTCTCTCTGTTCCtgtcccctttctttcttttgagacaaggtcttgctctgtcacccaggctggagtgcagtggtgcaaccttggctcactgcaacctctgcttcccaggctcaagggatcctcctacctcagccccctgagtagctggggccacaggtgtgcaccaccatgcccggctaatttttccagccctctttgttttctttatagcacttaGTCACTGTCTGAAATTAAatactttgtcctttttttttggtcttatttaTTATCTGGCTCCCCCTCTAGAATGTCAACTTGGTCTTGCTTTATATTTAGTgcccagtgcttggcacatagtaggcactcaatgctgaatgggtaaacaaatggATGCTGAGTTCTCAGCTAGGCAGCTTggagggaggggacaggagggtGGGCAGGATCCTGGTTGGGGGCAGCCTGGTCGGGGGATTGGGGGAAAGACTTCCCTAcactggagagagggagagagggagttcCTTCTCAGCACCTGGCTCTCCTGGCTGTGTTTCCTCTGGGAATCACAGTCTGGGCAGGATGGGGCGATTGGGAAGACCTCATTCCTGGAaagcctcctcttctcccctATTCTGCTCCTTCCAAACCCTGGTGGTGCGGGAAGGCAGTGGGATAGCACTGAACACCGAGTTCCACCTGGATTCAAACCTCGGCTGGGCCACTTAGTAGCTGGGCGACTTCCAAGAATTTCCTAATCTCATTGACCCTATTTACTTATCTCTAAAGGGAAATAATTCCTACTTTCCCGGGCTGTGGTGAGAATCCTGAGACTGTTCCCTCCCAGGTCTGCCACTCACGTGGTGGGAGTTCACAGGAACTGAAGTGGAGGCTGGAGCCCCGTCTGTCGggatggagagaggagagggaccCTGACGGCTGCTTCCACCTGACACCCTCCCATGGCTGCCCACCGGGGTGCAGCTCCCTCCTGGGCCCCCACCTTCCACCCTTGGGCGCTGTCTGCCCAGTCCCTCTTGACACACCCCAGGGAGGAGCCTCACAGGCAAAGAATTTCCTTCCCAAGTCTAGGCTGGGGACTGGTGGAGCCAGTTCTGGTTCCCCCAGCTGCCCTACAAAGCCAGCTCCCAGCGCAACCGTTTTTTCCCAGACCCCCAGACtgtactgtgcccagccttgcctcccaccccacaaTGTCCCCTAAGGATAAAGCTCCCTTTCCTCCCCAGTTTCCCTCCATCCCAGGCAGCTTGGGAGCTTGCGGACTTGGCGAGGGGGTGTCTCGGAACCTTCCCGCAGCCGGGGCCCCTAATGGGCCCAGAATTGAGAGGTGAGAGGGCGGATTGGGAGGCACGGGAGAGGAGTCCCCGCATCCCGTCTTCGCGCCCCATCCCAGCGCACTGGCAGCCTCAAGCCCCAGCCCTGCCGCAGGGGGTCACCGGGAGCGCTCGACGCCCCTGAGGGTCCCGCCCCGCCTGGCCCCGCCCGGTCCAGCACTTACCTGCAGCGGCTTGGCCAACGCGAAGGCCTGAGCCCGCGTCCCCGGGGCCCACGGCAGAGGCGAGGGCGCCGGGGCAGGGCTCAGCAGTGGTGCACACGGACGGCGGGCACACCTCGGGCGGCGCGGAGGAGGGAGCAGGAGGGAGCCGGCTCCTAGACCGCACGCTGCCAGGTGCTCCCGGGCCAGCCTCCGGAGGGGCTGGTGGCCCGTCTGAGCCTCCGCTTCCTCAGGCGTGAAATGGGGGCATCGGTGATCGTGGGCAGGGCCATCCGAAGGCTCCAATGAGATCAGGGGCGGGAAGCACTCTGCAAACTGTTAAGTGCCGCGGCTGCAGGTCCGACCGCAATCAGGACTCGCCCACGCTAGTTTGCCGCGGGTACCCTGCCCGCTTCCGGCCCAGCCCGGTCCCCCGGTGCGACGGGccctccacctcggcctccagggAGGTCGGTGCGCTTTGGAGAGCCGGGGTCGGGGGCAGACCTTGTACCCACAGCGGGAAGGGGCACAGTGAGTCCTGTGCCAGGAAAGACGTGCAGGAATGAGGGCGGAGTGGGGGAGGTCACCGCCTGGAGTGACTCAGAAGGGCAGACTGCAACCGGAGCTGCCTACCTGAACACCAGGGTCCCTAGTTTCTTGTTTTCATTCACGAATCGCCTGTTCATATTCAACTATATAGTCCTCTTTTTTACATTTAACCTATGGAAGTATGCTATCAACACTCTTCTgcactttgctttttttcatttagcaaaatATGACATTTATCCCATCAGTCGATATAGAGCTGCCTTgctctctcattttaaaaacagctgAATAGTATATGTACTGTCATATATTTAATCAGTTCTACTCTGATAAAAATTAAGGCTGTTTCTagtcttttatttcattctattaCAAATGCCATTGCAATAACTAGCCCCTGCCAAAGCAGGTGGGTCTGcggctggggtggggctgggctgtGCCCTGGGGATAAGGATGTGTTGTCTTATTCACTAGCGTGTCATGACTGGGAACTAATAAGAGCCTGCAGCGCTTCAGCCTTTTCTGGAAAACCCCAGGGTTGCCAGCCTCCCTGGGAGTCCCTGGATCTTAGGGTGAGGCCCGAGTCCTGCCTCCACAGAGGTGATATTGCTGGCACTATGGTGGCTCCACACGGCGTTTGCCCAGGACTGTATTGGTTGATGCCTGCAGTGCTGGCATCATTAACAATGTCcccttttactttaaaaaatgcccCAAAGttggcctatcatggggaggggggaggggggagggattgcattgggagttatacctgatgtaaatgacgagttgatgggtgcagcacagcaacatggcacaagtatacatatgtaacaaacctgcacgttatgcacatgtaccctacaacttaaagtataataataataaataaattaaaaaaaaatgccccaAAGTTAGGAGCATCAATTATGGTCACCCTCCTCCTACTCATTTTGGTAGGGAATGAGCACTGAGTTGGGAGCCCAGCGGCATCTTTGTACCTGACACTGTCCCACATGCTCGCAGCATCCAGATGAGGAAGGTCCAATCCTTCCTGCTTTTATGAAGGAGACAGCTGAAGCACACACGGGTGAGgtgacttgctcagggtcacacagatAATAAGCAGTAGACCCAGCTCTGGAGGACTCAGCAGTGTTGCTTCCAGATACAGAAAAGTCACAGAGCAGAGGCTCCCTTTGTACTCACTGGGGTTGTGGCCCTTGAAAATCTTTGCTAAGATTGAGGAGTGCCAGGTGGCCCAGGTGCGTGTGCCGTGTTCTGTGCATGGGCGGTGTGGGAGTGAGCATGATGGTGTGGGGCCCCAGACTCTGCCGCCTGCTGCTCTGCTCCCTGTCAGAGCAAGACTTGCTCCCCTCTACCTCCCCTCCTAGTCATTTTTTGACTCATTTGAGCAATGTTCCTGTCCCTACCATGTCACTAAAAACGGCCTGTCAAGGTCTCCATGCATCTCTGTAATGCTAAATCCAGCAATCACACCTCTGTCCCCATGCCCCTTGACCTTCAGAAGCACCTGGGACAATGTGCCACTCCTTCCTTCTAGAAACACTTTCTTCCCTGTGCTTTCTTGATACCACAGGCCTCACATCCTGGCCTCTAAGGTGGGCATGTCCCAGGGACCAGTCTCTTCCTTTCCAGATGAGCTCACCCAGTCCTGGGGATCTAGACACCATCCCACTCACTGATGATTCACACATTTCCAACAGCAGACGTGACTTCTCCCTGAACACCAGACTGTAACTGGAGCTGCTTACCTGAACACCAGGGTCCCTagtttcttgttttcattttcaaatcgCCCGTTCATATTCAACTATATATTCTTTTCACATTTAACCTATGGAAGTATGCTATGCTATCTGCACTCTTCTGcactttgcttttttcatttaacaaaatatgagACGTTTCTCCCATCAGTTGATATTgctctctcattttaaaaacagctgAATAGTATATGTACTACAATATATTTAATCAGTCTTACTCTGATGAAAATTAAGGCTGTTTCTAGTCTTTTGTTTCACTCTATTACAAACACAATTGCAGTGAATATCCTTGGATAATCATTATTTAACACAtttgaaaattgtatttataGGGTATATTCCTACAAGTGGAATTTTTGCCTTAAAGTTGTATGtggatttaaaattttgatagatGTTGCCTAATCGTCTTCACAGGTGTTTCAGTTTGCACTCCAAGAGACAAGGGAGTGCCTGTATCCCCATATCCTTACCAACAGAGAGTGTTATCAAACTTTATGATCTTTGTCAGTGATAGCTCATTATCCTTTATTGTGCATGTCTCTTGGGATGAGTGagattgagcatcttttcgtaTATTTAA
Protein-coding sequences here:
- the LOC105494684 gene encoding gap junction beta-3 protein; protein product: MDWKTLQALLSGVNKYSTAFGRIWLSVVFVFRVLVYVVAAERVWGDEQKDFDCNTKQPGCTNVCYDNYFPISNIRLWALQLIFVTCPSLLVILHVAYREERERRHRQKHGDQCTKLYDNTGKKHGGLWWTYLFSLIFKLIIEFLFLYLLHTLWHGFNMPRLVQCANVAPCPNIVDCYIARPTEKKIFTYFMVGASAICIVLTICELCYLICHRVLQGLHKDKPRGGRGRSSSTSRASTCRCHHKLVEAGELDPDPGNNKLQASAPNLTPI